The Glycine soja cultivar W05 chromosome 3, ASM419377v2, whole genome shotgun sequence genome window below encodes:
- the LOC114406343 gene encoding uncharacterized protein LOC114406343: protein MLLLFFFLFLALPLLRETREPDYFFCFDQTHFAFEIMVRTRGLGRAIGTIISRDRQDEHDAVDVPERHRPTVSARRQRVHQMTEDVPDMTEDVPDIAEDAPEMTADVQGDDGAEGSHADDAEGFPGGPRDPSVLTSFADHVAHAIWSRQERPELKLVSHGRKVTLIGRLVPEIEGLVGATGLSPLIRCSVVIGDPGLISAFVERWHSETSTFHLPVGELTITLDDVSSLLSFAYQWRVPQLSCSFCGRGDIFVD from the exons ATGctgcttcttttcttcttcctgtTCCTGGCGCTTCCTCTTCTCCGCGAGACCCGCGAGCCCGACTACTTCTTTTGCTTCGATCAGACGCATTTTGCCTTCGAG atcatggttagaacacgaggtttaggtcgtgctaTAGGTACAATTATAAGCAGAGATAGACAGGATGAACATGATGCAGTTGATGTTCCCGAGAGGCATAGGCCTACTGTATCAGCCCGTAGGCAACGGGTTCATCAGATGACTGAGGATGTTCCTGACATGACTGAGGATGTCCCTGATATTGCTGAGGATGCACCTGAGATGACTGCAGACGTACAGGGTGATGATGGTGCTGAGGGGTCACATGCTGATGATGCTGAGGGATTCCCAGGTGGGCCACGTGACCCATCAGTGCTGACATCATTTGCGGACCATGTTGCACATGCCATTTGGAGTagacag gaacgtcctgagtTGAAGTTGGTGTCgcatgggaggaaggtgacaTTAATTGGGAGGCtagtgcctgagattgaaggacTGGTTggtgccacaggattaagtccattGATCAGGTGTTCAGTTGTTATCggcgatcctggacttatatccgcatttgtggagaggtggcacagcGAGACCAGCACTTTCCACCTTCCAGTAGGAGAGttgacgatcacattggatgatgtgtcaTCACTCCTTTCATTTGCCTATCAGTGGCGCGTTCCACAGCTTTCATGCTCTTTCTGTGGACGAGGTGATATTTTTGTTGACTGA
- the LOC114406342 gene encoding UV-B-induced protein At3g17800, chloroplastic-like: MENCIFHYHHHTLLTLPSISHKPHFRFFTRPDLGGGGGGVRVASSSSCLLFHRRRPFIRASAGASPCEFSSLNSPLEPRSMVGKFLIGVLQNHPQMFHLAVGEELKLLAEDRDAAHARMVLGSASDEALLHRRIALVKENQCQIAVEDVIYLLIFYKFSEIRVPMVPKLSSCLYNGRLEILPSKDWELESIHSLEVLDMIREHITTVTGLRAKSSVTECWATTHVRQFLLARVYVASILYGYFLKSVSLRYHLERNLSLANHDLHLGHKTSLMCSYGFKDAIFGHLSNMSSLGQGLIRPEEELEDLKCYVMSFHPGSLQRCARLRSKEAVNLVGSYSCALFNNEESGSVENDDVILTSFSSLKRLVLEAVAFGSFLWEIEDYIDNVYNLKDD; this comes from the exons atgGAAAACTGCATCTTCCACTACCATCACCACACACTCCTCACTCTCCCTTCAATTTCTCACAAACCCCACTTCAGATTCTTCACAAGACCTGatcttggtggtggtggtggtggtgttcgtgttgcttcttcttcttcttgtttgtTATTCCATAGGCGAAGACCCTTTATCAGAGCAAGTGCTGGAGCAAGCCCATGTGAGTTTAGTAGCCTAAACTCTCCTTTGGAGCCACGTTCCATGGTGGGGAAGTTCCTCATTGGTGTTCTTCAGAACCACCCTCAGATGTTCCATCTTGCTGTTGGGGAGGAGCTGAAGCTCTTGGCTGAGGATCGTGATGCGGCACATGCTCGCATGGTGCTTGGTTCTGCTTCTGATGAGGCCTTGCTTCACAG GAGGATTGCACTAGTAAAAGAGAACCAATGTCAAATTGCTGTAGAAGATGTTATCTACTTGCTGATTTTTTACAAGTTTTCTGAGATAAGGGTCCCTATGGTTCCAAAGCTTTCTAGTTGCCTTTATAATGGCAGGCTAGAGATATTGCCTTCTAAGGACTGGGAACTAGAGTCTATTCATAGCTTGGAAGTTTTGGATATGATAAGGGAACACATAACTACTGTAACTGGCTTGAGAGCAAAATCTAGTGTAACTGAGTGTTgggcaacaacccatgttagACAATTCTTACTTGCCCGAGTTTATGTTGCCTCCATTTTATATGGTTACTTTTTGAAGTCAGTTTCATTGAGGTACCACCTAGAACGAAATCTATCGTTGGCTAATCATGATCTTCACCTTGGTCATAAGACTTCCCTTATGTGTTCTTATGGATTCAAAGATGCCATCTTTGGCCACTTGAGTAACATGTCATCCTTAGGGCAAGGGTTAATCAGGCCGGAAGAGGAACTTGAGGACTTAAAATGTTATGTTATGAGCTTTCACCCCGGATCATTGCAGAGATGTGCCAGATTGAGGTCTAAGGAGGCGGTGAATTTGGTTGGGAGTTATAGTTGTGCTCTTTTTAATAACGAGGAATCGGGTTCAGTTGAGAATGATGATGTTATTTTGACTTCATTTTCTAGCTTGAAGAGACTAGTCTTGGAAGCTGTTGCTTTTGGATCTTTCCTGTGGGAGATAGAAGATTACATTGACAATGTATATAACCTTAAGGATGACTGA